One segment of Pan paniscus chromosome 20, NHGRI_mPanPan1-v2.0_pri, whole genome shotgun sequence DNA contains the following:
- the DOHH gene encoding deoxyhypusine hydroxylase, with protein MVTEQEVDAIGQTLVDPKQPLQARFRALFTLRGLGGPGAIAWISQAFGDDSALLKHELAYCLGQMQDARAIPVLVDVLQDTRQEPMVRHEAGEALGAIGDPEVLEILKQYSSDPVIEVAETCQLAVRRLEWLQQHGGEPAAGPYLSVDPAPPAEERDVGRLREALLDESRPLFERYRAMFALRNAGGEEAALALAEGLHCGSALFRHEVGYVLGQLQHEAAVPQLAAALARCAENPMVRHECAEALGAIARPACLAALQAHADDPERVVRESCEVALDMYKHETGRAFQYADGLEQLRGAPS; from the exons ATGGTGACGGAACAGGAGGTGGATGCCATCGGGCAGACGCTGGTGGACCCCAAGCAGCCCCTGCAGGCCCGCTTCCGGGCGCTGTTCACGCTGCGCGGGCTCGGCGGCCCAGGCGCCATTGCCTGGATCAGCCAGGCCTTCGGTGACGATTCCGCCCTGCTCAAGCATGAGCTGGCCTACTGCCTGGGCCAGATGCAGGATGCCCGCGCCATCCCCGTGCTGGTGGACGTGCTGCAAGACACCCGTCAGGAGCCCATGGTGCGCCATGAGGCAG GGGAGGCCCTGGGGGCCATCGGGGACCCGGAAGTTCTGGAGATCCTGAAGCAGTATTCCTCGGACCCCGTCATCGAG GTGGCCGAGACCTGCCAGCTGGCCGtgcgcaggctggagtggctGCAGCAGCACGGCGGGGAGCCGGCGGCGGGACCCTACCTCTCCGTGGACCCTGCCCCGCCGGCTGAGGAGCGTGACGTGGGGCGCCTGCGGGAGGCGCTGCTGGATGAGTCTCGGCCGCTCTTCGAGCGATACCGCGCCATGTTCGCCCTGCGCAATGCGGGAGGCGAGGAGGCCGCCCTGGCGCTGGCCGAGG GTCTGCACTGTGGGAGCGCCCTCTTCCGCCACGAGGTCGGCTACGTCCTGGGACAGCTGCAGCACGAGGCGGCGGTGCCCCAGCTGGCGGCCGCCCTGGCCCGATGCGCCGAGAACCCCATGGTGCGGCACGAGTGCGCGGAGGCCCTGGGCGCCATCGCCCGGCCCGCCTGCCTGGCCGCGCTGCAGGCTCACGCGGACGACCCAGAGCGCGTGGTGCGTGAGAGCTGCGAGGTGGCTCTGGACATGTATAAGCACGAGACCGGGCGGGCCTTCCAGTACGCGGACGGCCTGGAGCAGCTGCGCGGGGCCCCCTCCTAG